Proteins from a single region of Ananas comosus cultivar F153 linkage group 3, ASM154086v1, whole genome shotgun sequence:
- the LOC109707395 gene encoding long-chain-alcohol O-fatty-acyltransferase-like, whose translation MAIPSELWSLARVTVVVSIAMSYARFASSRVTPGALRLAALLPVISLLPLLPFSFSSITLRGTAGFLLAWLSLFKLLLLSFGLGPLHPSLPLLPFLLTSSLPVKLRSFTNTKQQHTSSSSTVLFLLSVAAKLLLYAFLASLYRFRDRMSPYLLLGILCFHIYVSLELLLALSAAAARGALGVELEPQANKPYLATSLGDFWGRRWNLMVSAALRPAVYHPVRARLGRAAGVVAAFLVSGLMHEAMFYYITLAAPPTGEVTAFFALHGLCTAAEGWWARRRSAAPAPPRWVAAPVTVGFVVGTGLWLFVPPLFRGGTDERMLEECMAMVAFVEETGRSLL comes from the coding sequence ATGGCGATACCGTCGGAGCTGTGGAGCCTCGCGAGGGTCACCGTCGTCGTCTCCATCGCAATGTCCTACGCGCGCTTTGCTTCGTCGCGCGTCACCCCCGGCGCCCTCCGCCTCGCTGCGCTCCTCCCCGtcatctccctcctccccctcctccccttctccttctcctccatcACCCTCCGCGGCACCGCCGGGTTCCTCCTCGCATGGCTCTCCCTCTtcaagctcctcctcctctccttcgGCCTCGGCCCCCTCCacccctccctccccctcctccccttcctcctcacCTCCTCCCTCCCCGTCAAGCTCCGTTCCTTTACCAACACAAAACAACAACAcacatcctcctcctccaccgttctcttcctcctctccgtcGCCGCGAAGCTCCTCCTCTACGCCTTCCTCGCGTCCCTCTACCGCTTCAGAGACCGAATGAGCCCCTACCTTCTTCTGGGCATCCTCTGTTTCCACATCTACGTGTCCCTGGAGCTCCTCCTCGCCCTCTCCGCCGCGGCCGCGCGCGGGGCGCTCGGCGTGGAGCTCGAGCCGCAGGCGAACAAGCCCTACTTGGCCACCTCCCTCGGCGACTTCTGGGGACGGCGCTGGAACCTCATGGTCTCCGCCGCACTCCGCCCTGCCGTGTACCACCCGGTGCGCGCGCGCCTGGGCCGCGCCGCGGGGGTCGTCGCCGCGTTCCTCGTCTCCGGGCTCATGCACGAGGCCATGTTCTACTACATCACCCTCGCGGCGCCCCCCACGGGGGAGGTCACCGCGTTCTTCGCGCTCCACGGCCTCTGCACCGCGGCGGAGGGGTGgtgggcgcggcggcggagcgcggcgccggcgccgccgaggTGGGTGGCGGCGCCGGTAACGGTGGGGTTCGTGGTGGGGACGGGGCTGTGGCTCTTCGTGCCCCCGTTGTTTCGCGGGGGCACGGACGAGAGGATGCTCGAGGAGTGCATGGCCATGGTCGCCTTCGTGGAGGAGACCGGTCGAAGCCTCCTCTGA
- the LOC109707394 gene encoding probable long-chain-alcohol O-fatty-acyltransferase 4, with product MAMSYARFAASRIPAGIPRLAALLPVISLLPLLPFSFSSILLRGISAFFLSWLSLFKLLLLSFGVGPLHPSLPLLPFLLLSSLPINLRNRNPKPPHNSLTLLSSAIKALLLALLIPLYRFKPQMHSYLLLSLYCAHFYLAIDLVFAFSAVVVGRALRVDLEPQFNKPYLATSLGDFWGRRWNLTVSAVLRPAVYDPVRRSLGPTTAALAAFLVSGVMHEAMFCYATLRPPTGEPAAFFVLHGMVTVAEGAVKRSRWWRLRGWAPLPPLLATPITVGFVIATALGLFFKPLVSSGVDARLLECSTVLRFLEGTAAALLRRALFFLH from the coding sequence ATGGCAATGTCCTACGCCCGCTTCGCCGCGTCCCGCATCCCCGCGGGCATCCCCCGTCTCGCGGCGCTCCTCCCTGTTatctccctcctccccctcctccccttctccttctcctccatcCTCCTCCGCGGCATCTCCGCCTTCTTCCTCTCATGGCTCTCCCTCTtcaagctcctcctcctctccttcgGCGTCGGCCCCCTCCacccctccctccccctcctccccttcctcctcctctcctctctccccatCAATCTCCGCAACCGTAACCCTAAACCACCCCACAATTCCCTCACCCTTCTCTCCTCCGCCATTAAAGccctcctcctcgccctcctcATCCCCCTCTACCGCTTCAAGCCCCAAATGCACTCCTACCTCCTCCTCTCACTCTACTGCGCCCATTTCTACTTAGCTATCGATCTCGTCTTCGCCTTCTCTGCCGTCGTAGTTGGCAGAGCATTGCGCGTGGACCTCGAGCCCCAGTTCAATAAACCCTACTTGGCCACCTCCCTCGGCGACTTCTGGGGCCGGCGGTGGAACCTCACGGTCTCCGCCGTGCTCCGTCCCGCCGTTTATGACCCCGTACGCCGCAGCCTCGGCCCCACCACTGCTGCGCTCGCCGCATTCCTTGTCTCCGGGGTCATGCACGAGGCCATGTTCTGCTACGCCACGCTGCGGCCCCCCACGGGGGAGCCCGCGGCGTTTTTCGTGTTGCATGGGATGGTCACGGTGGCAGAGGGAGCAGTGAAGAGGTCGAGGTGGTGGCGCCTGAGGGGGTGGGCGCCGCTGCCGCCATTGTTGGCGACGCCGATCACCGTGGGGTTCGTCATCGCCACCGCTTTGGGGCTCTTCTTCAAGCCACTAGTGAGCAGCGGGGTTGACGCGCGCTTGTTGGAGTGCAGCACCGTCCTCCGGTTCTTGGAGGGCACCGCCGCAGCATTACTCAGGCGGGCACTGTTTTTTCTACACTAG
- the LOC109707396 gene encoding uncharacterized protein LOC109707396 — protein sequence MEAMTSFCTLSRPKNTAGSRLGTTIWAAKIAGLLVVSSAAALLLSYSLLFVLRSSPRARWLAANLIIFAVWRLSGATAAASNHRLDHEPPIPPPALLPPPDIDGAWHDVPSVPEFEFKMRVYSSSDHVESTRKEDHVESTRRAEYAETENDAVDDASFDDTWGAIVQKSAVEQARRPVLTKSETWERRLERGVEAGAAVLRKSATCREGRRDGRNFDEAAVGVESFIKKHYDHLKLQRQESELRRRFSEELILKSSATLADRGAT from the exons ATGGAGGCCATGACATCTTTCTGCACTCTATCTCGGCCCAAGAACACTGCAGGCAGCCGCCTCGGCACCACAATCTGGGCCGCGAAGATCGCTGGCCTGCTCGTGgtttcctccgccgccgctctccTCCTTTCTTACTCCCTCCTTTTCGTCCTCCGGTCGTCCCCTCGCGCCCGCTGGCTCGCCGCCAACCTCATCATTTTCGCCGTCTGGAGGCTCTccggcgccaccgccgccgccagcAACCACCGTCTCGACCACGAGCCGCCGATACCACCGCCAGCACTGCTCCCTCCTCCCGACATCGACGGTGCCTGGCACGATGTCCCGTCCGTCCCCGAGTTCGAGTTCAAGATGAGAGTTTACTCCTCTTCAGATCACGTAGAATCGACAAGAAAAGAGGATCACGTAGAATCGACAAGAAGG GCAGAGTACGCAGAGACCGAGAATGATGCAGTCGATGACGCGTCCTTTGACGATACGTGGGGCGCGATAGTGCAGAAGAGTGCGGTGGAGCAGGCGAGGAGGCCGGTGCTGACGAAGAGCGAGACGTGGGAGCGGCGGCTGGAAAGGGGGGTGGAGGCGGGGGCGGCAGTGCTGCGGAAGTCGGCGACGTGTAGGGAAGGGAGGAGGGATGGTAGGAATTTCGACGAGGCGGCGGTGGGGGTGGAGAGCTTCATCAAGAAGCACTACGACCACCTCAAGCTCCAGCGACAAGAATCCGAACTCCGCCGCCGCTTCTCGGAGGAGCTGATTCTCAAATCCTCCGCCACCCTCGCCGACCGCGGAGCCACTTAG
- the LOC109707025 gene encoding peptidyl-tRNA hydrolase ICT1, mitochondrial — translation MAILRSSILLFPSRIHFGIRHVRCAASESAAEADGGKKVSARLSMMQQILREAEDRAVSAGSEPSPKITLDHVTVSFARSGGPGGQNVNKVNTKVDMRFNVKQANWLGERIRERILQMEKNRINKDGELVISSTKTRTQKGNIEDALEKLQAIIDAASYVPPPPSEEQKKRIEKLAAVGEQKRILNKKALSQKKTFRRNRDSWD, via the exons ATGGCGATTCTCCGAAGCAGTATCCTCCTCTTTCCGAGCCGCATCCACTTCGGGATTAGGCACGTCCGATGCGCGGCGTCGgagtcggcggcggaggcggatgGGGGGAAGAAGGTGTCGGCACGGCTCTCGATGATGCAGCAGATCCTCCGAGAAGCCGAGGACCGGGCCGTCTCCGCGGGATCCGAGCCCAGCCCCAAGATCACGCTGG ATCATGTCACTGTTAGCTTTGCAAGAAGTGGTGGGCCTGGTGGTCAGAATGTCAACAAAG TGAATACCAAGGTGGACATGCGCTTCAATGTCAAGCAGGCAAATTGGTTGGGTGAGAGAATTAGGGAGAGAATACTTCAAATG GAAAAGAATCGTATCAACAAGGATGGGGAGCTTGTAATTTCTTCTACAAAGACAAGAACCCAAAA GGGTAACATCGAAGACGCTCTCGAGAAATTGCAG GCTATTATTGATGCTGCATCATATGTTCCACCGCCTCCTTCAGAAGAGCAAAAGAAAAGGATTGAAAAATT GGCTGCTGTTGGAGAGCAAAAGAGGATTCTGAACAAAAAAGCTCTCTCACAAAAGAAAACATTCAGGAGGAATAGAGATAGTTGGGATTGA